The following DNA comes from Phytohabitans rumicis.
GCCTCGGTGGCGTCGCCGGCGGTGTGCAGGCGGCCGACCCGCGGATCAGTGCGCAGCAGGTACGCCAGCTCGTCCAGGGCGGGGGGTTCGTCGTCGACCGCGAGCACCCGGAGGAAGGCGGTCATAGCCCGGTCCTGACCGCCGGATGGAACTTCGGCACCCGCATGCTCACCTTCGTACCCGCTCCCAGACCGGTTTCCACCACGAGCCCGAACTGGTCACCGAACACCGACCGCATCCGTTCGTCCACGTTGGACAGACCGACGTGGCCCGACTCGGCGCCGTCGGCCGCCTCGGCGACGCCGGCGACAAGTACGGCCGGGTCCATGCCCACACCATCGTCTTCGACGGTGATGTGGCATTCCGCCCCGGCGTCCCGAGCCTCGATGCTCACCATACCCATGCCCGGTTTGCGGGACAGGCCGTGCCGGACCGCGTTCTCCACCAGCGGTTGCAGGCACAGGAACGGCAGGCCGACGGGCAGTACCTCGGGCGCGATCTGCAGCCGTACCTGGAGGCGGTCGCCGAAGCGGGCGCGCTCGATGGTCAGGTATCGGTCGATGGACCGTAGTTCCTCCGCGAGCGTGGTGAATTCACCGTGGGCGCGAAACGAGTACCGGGTGAACTCGGCGAACTCGAGGATCAGCTCGCGGGCGCGTTCCGGATCCGTCCGGACAAAGGACGCGATAGCCGACAGCGCGTTGTAGACGAAGTGCGGGCTGATCTGGGCCCGCAGTGCCCGGACCTCCGCTCGGGCGAGCAGCTCCCGCGACGAGTCCAGCTCGGCGAGCGCGAGCTGGGCGCCGGCCCACCGGGCCGTCTCCAGCGTCGCCTGTACGAGGCCCGGCGCCGGCTGGTCGTCCGCGATCGCGACCAACGCGCCCGGTGCCGTTTCGTCGGGGCGGGTCAGCGGGGCGACGACCGCGCCCCGGATCGGGCAATCCACCCGGTCGCAGGGCAGCTCCGCGTGGCCGAGCACGGTGGAGCGGTTGGCCTCGACGGCCCGCTTCGCGGCGGCCACGAGCTGTGCCGAGTGGTGCATGCCCCGGCCGTCGAGGGCCAGCACGCTGTCCGAGTTGACCAGGGCCAGCCCGGCCGCCCCGACGAGCGCGCGCAGGTGCCGGATCGCCTTCGCGGCACTGGCCTGGCTCAGGCCGGTACGCAGCGGATCGGCGGCGAGCCCGGCGGTGTGCAGCACGTCGTACGTCGCGCGCTGGGTGGCGGTGGCGATCGCGCGCCGGGCGCGCAGGCGGGCGACCGCCCAGACCGCCGCGGCCAGCGCGCTGATCAGAGCGAGGACCGCGAGCGCTGCCGAAACGTTAGCTGGGCTCACGCCCGAATCATGGCACCTTTAGTAGGCACCCTTGCGGGCGAGAACCACGCCGACCGTGCGCCACAGGATGTTCAGGTCGTAGGCGAGCGACCAGTTGTCCACGTAGTACAGGTCGAGCCGGACGGCCTCGTCCCAGGACAGGTCGGAGCGGCCGGACACCTGCCACAGGCCGGTGATGCCGGGGCGGACCAGCAGCCGGCGCCGGACGTCGCCGAGGAAGTCACCGTCGTCGGCCGGCAACGGTCGCGGTCCGACGAGCGACATCTCGCCCCGGAGCACGTTGATGAGCTGCGGCAGCTCGTCGAGGGAACTGGCCCGCAGGAACCGCCCGACCGGGAAGACCCGCGGGTCCTCCTTGATCTTGAAGAGCATGCCGTCGGACTCGTTCTGGTCGACCAGGGTCGCGAGCCGGTCCTCCGCGTCGACGTACATGGTCCGGAACTTCCAGACCCGGAACGTCCGGCCCTCGTGACCCACCCGGGGCTGCCGGAAGAAGACGGGGCCGCGGTCGGACATCTTGATGGCCACCGCGATGACGGTGAGGAGCGGCGCCAGCAGCAGCAGGCCGAGCCCGGCGGCCACCCGGTCGAGCAGATTCTTCGCCAGCCAGCCGATCCCGGACAGGGTCGGCTCCTCGACGTGCAGCAGGGGCAGGCCCTCGATCGGCCGGATGTGCACGCGTGGCCCGGCGATGTCGGTCAGCTGCGGCGCGACCACCAGGTCGACACCGGTGCCTTCGAGCTGCCAGGCCAGGCGGCGCAGCTCGCCGGGCTCGGCACTGGCCGAGCCGCACACCGCGATCGTGTCGGCCCCGACCTCGCGCACGAGGGTGAGCACGTCGCGCCCGGCGTACACCGGGACCGGCGTATCGATTCCGCGCGCGGCGGCGTACCCGTCGGTGATGTGGATGGCGACCGGGATCAGGCCGGCGGACGGGCTGCGGGTGACCGCCGTGTAGACCTCCAGGGTCTCCGGCAGCGTGCCGACCAGGAGCATCCGGTGGGCCGCCTGCCCGGACCGCTTGCGGACCTGGTGCAGTACGAAGCGGGCGGAGTACCTGGCGATGAGGATGGCCAGGGTGGCGCCGACCAGGGCGGTGGCCACGGTGAGTCGGGACAGGTCGGTCTTGGTGGCGAACGCGAGGAACGACACGCTCGCCATGACCGTCACCGAGGCGCGTACGACGCGTTTGAACTCATCGGTGCCGAGGCCGAGATAGCGGCGGTCGTAGGCGCCGTTGCCCCACAGCATGATGAGCCAGCCGACGGGCAGCAGGACGTACGCCACGGTCTTGAACCACGCCTCGTCGGCGTCCTGGAAACCGGAGACCGCCTGGTCGTACGCGGAGATGGAGATGAAGCTCGCCAGCGCGGCCGCGCCGTAGTCGAGGAACAGGAGCGCCACGGTGTAGGGACGGTGCCAGCGCGACGCCCGGCGGTGCGCGCGCGCCCAAGCGGACCGCGGCACGCCGTTGTGCGGCGGTGGCGTCGGAGCCTGAATCTCGAAGCTGTCGACGTGACGCACGGTGCTGCTCCGGCCTGTGTTTGCTACCGGGCGTTGGAGGCTTGTCGTCACCTCACCTACGTCCTCCCGCTTTGCACGTGCCGCCCATGTGCCGTCAGGCTCGGGACTGACCACCGCACCAGTCTCCCACGGCTACCGCGGCAGATCGGCGACCCGAGAGACAATACGCCCCACGGTGATCGAATGGGACCAGCGACCGAGTCACTATACCGATGGATGCCCGAAATGAAGGCGCCCATCGGGCCCGGTTTACGGATCCGAACGGCATTGTTTACCTCGCGGATCCGGTTAGCGCACGAGCCGTGACAGTCTGCGATCGGCAAGTGGCTTTCCGCCCGTCTGGCATGTCGGGCAATACTGCAGGCTGGAGTCGGCAAAGGACACTTCCCGCACCGTGTCGCCACACACCGGGCAAGGCAGGCCGGTCCGGGCATGCACCTGAAGTCCGGACCGCTTTTCGCCCTTGAGCTCCGCGGCCCGCTGGCCGACCGAACGGGCCACCGCGTCATTGAGTACGTCCCGCAATGCGCTGTGTAGTCCCGCCATCTGCTCGTCGGTCAGCCGGGTGGTGATGGCGAACGGCGACAGCTTCGCGGCGTGCAGGATCTCGTCCGAGTACGCGTTGCCGACGCCGGCCAGCACCTCCTGCTCGGTGAGGACGCCCTTGACCTGGCCGCGCCGGCCGCGTAGGCGCTCGGCGAACGTCGGCAGGTCGGCGGCCAGGGCGTCCGGGCCGAGCTTGGCGACGCCGGGCACCTGCATCGGGTCCTTCACCAGGTAGGCGGAGAGCTTCTTCTGCGTACCGGCCTCGGTGAGGTCGAAGCCGGAGCCGTCGTCGAGGCGTACGCGCACGGCGATCGGGCCCTTGCCGGGCTTGAGCGGTGCGGTGCCGGGGAACGCGTCGCGGTAGTGCAGCCAGCCGGCCCGGGCCAGGTGCACCACGAGGTGCAGATCGGCACCAAGATGGATGTCGAGGAACTTGCCGTGCCGGGACGCGCCCGTCAGCTCCAGTCCGGCCGCGGCCGACGGCGGCGGGTCGTACGTCTTCAGGGCGCTGATCGCGGAGATTTCGATCCGGTCGACGCGCCGTCCGGCGGCCCGCTCGCGAAGATACGCGGCGAGCGCCTCCACCTCGGGCAACTCGGGCATGTGACAAACGGTAGCTTCTAAAGCCGTGAAGGTGGTCGTCGCGCACAACCGCTACCGGGCCGCCCAGCCGTCCGGCGAAAACACGATCGTCGACCTGGAGATCGCCCAGCTGGCGGCGGCCGGGGTCACGGTGCTGCCGTTCCTGCGCAGCTCCGATGAGATCGCCGACCTGCCCAAGGCGAGCAAGGCGCTGCTGCCGCTGGCGCCGATCTACGCCCCGGGCGCCCAGCGCGACCTCGCCGCGCTCATCCAGGAGCATCGCCCGGACGTGCTGCACCTGCACAACCCGTACCCGTTGCTGTCGCCCTGGGTGGTGCGGACCGCGCACCGGCACGGCGTGCCGGTCGTGCAGACGGTCCACAACTACCGCCAGGTGTGCGCGTCTGGCCTGTATTTCCGGGACGGGGGCATCTGCCAGGACTGTCGCGGGCGTTTTGTAGGGGTTCCGGCTGTGGTGCACCGGTGCTACCGGGGCTCCCGGGCGCAGAGCGCGCTGATGGCGACCGCCCTCGCGGTGCACCGGCCGACCTGGCGCTCGGTCGACAGGTACATCGCGCTCACCGAGGCGATCGCCGAGCACCTGCGCGACTACGGCATCCCGGACGACCGGATCGTGGTCAAGCCGAACTCGGTGCCCGACCCGGGGGCGCCCGCCCCGCTCGGCGACGGGTTTCTCTTCCTCGGCCGGCTCTCCCCGGAGAAGGGCGTCGGCCTGCTGCTCGACGCCTGGCGCCGGCATCCGGACGGGGCGGTTGGGCGGCTGCGGATAGCCGGCGACGGCGAGCTGCGCGGGCTGGTCGAGGAGGCGGCCGCGAGCCGCGACGACGTCGAGTTCCTCGGCGTGCTGGACCGGGACGGGGTACGCGCCGCCGTGCGCGACGCCGCCGTCGTGCTCGCCACGTCGACCTGGCACGACGTCCTGCCCACGGTGGTCATCGAGGCGCTCGCCGCCGGCCGGCCGGTGCTGGGTACGGCGCTGGGCGGCATCCCGTACCTGGTGGGCGAGGCCGGCTGGATCGTGCCCCCGACCCCGAGGCCCTGGCCGCCGCCCTGCCGGCCGTCCTTGCCGGGGCCGCGCCGCTGTCCCAGGTGGCCCGCTCCCGCTACGAGCACACCTTCCACCCCGACGTGGTCACCAAGCGCCTCATCGAGGTGTACGCGGAAATGTCTAGCGGGCCGCGCGGGCGCTGAAGGCGATGCTGGCCAGCAGGAAGCCGCCGTTGACGACGGTGAAGGCGGCGATGAACCAGACCGACCAGGATGGGGCCACGAGCAGCACCGCGGCGGCCACGAAGATCACCGCGCCGTAGTCGCGGATCAGCTTGACCACGCGTACGGGCAGCGACGTCGAGGGGACCATGCTCGCGGCGTTCGGGCCGGACTGCATCACCGAGGTGACCAGGTTGACCATCCAGGTCCCGGCGAACGCGGACACCAGCCACGCGGGCGTCGACGGGCGCTGCGCCACGGCGGTCGCCCCGAGCGCGGTGACCAGGGCGATCTGGGCGGCCACGTCGCACAGGATGTCGACCCGGGCGCCGGCCGGGCTGGTTCGCCCGGTCACCCGGGCGAGCTGGCCGTCCGCGCAGTCCAGGCCGTACGCCAGCTGCCAGCCCACCAGGGCGAGCAGGCCGACCGGCCAGGCGGGCACGCGCCCGTCCGCGACCGGCTCGGCCAGCGCCACGACGGCGACCGAGGTGGCGAGCCCGAGCACCAGGTTGGCGACCGTCAGCGTGGTCGGGGACAGGCCGAGGCGGTTGCCGGCCGCCGCCAGGATCGCGCCCAGGCGCTGGCTGACCGCCTCGCTGAAGAGCCCACCGCCGCGGTTGACGCGGTAGAACTCGGCCGGTCCGGGCCTACTTATCGTCGCCGACTGCATCGACGTAGTCTGCCAGCCGCGCCCGGATCTGCTCCGGCTCCATCGCGAGGTGTTCCAAGATCGTGTACCGGTCGGGGCGGGTCGCCGGCGCGTGCGCGACGACCTTGACGAAGTCGTCGTCGGTCAGGCCGAGGTCGCTCGGGCGGGTCGCCAGGCCGTGCCGGCGCAGGGCGGTCCTGAGCTGGTCAAAACCGGCCGTGTCGCCGCGCAGGTACGTGCAGAAGAGCGCACCCAGGCCGACCTGCTCGCCGTGCGACGCGGTGCCCGGCAGGAGCAGGTCGATGGCGTGCGAGACCTCGTGGCAGCTGCCGCTGGCCGGTCGGCTCGACCCGCAGATCGCCATCGCCAGCCCACCCATGATCAACGCTTCGGCGAGCGTGGTGAGAAACGCGTCGTCGGTGATCGTGCCGGGGTGGTTGAGCAGGGCGACGGCGCTGGTCCGGGCGAGCGCCACGGCGAGGCCGTCGATCGGCTCCCCGCGTACCCGGTGGGACAGCTCCCAGTCGGCGACCGCGTTGATGTTGCTGAGGGCGTCGCCGATGCCGGCCTGGGTCTGCCGGTCCGGCCCGTTCTCCACGAAGTCGAGGTCGACGACGACCGCGATCGGGATGTGTACGCCGTACGAGCCGCGCCCGCCGTCGTGGTCCAGGGAGGCGACCGGCGAGGCGATCCCGTCGTTGGCGAGGCTGGTCGCCACGGTCACCATCGGGATGGCGTAGCGGGACGCGGCGTACTTGGCGGTGTCGATGGTCTTGCCGCCGCCGATGCCCACCACCGCGTCGTACGACCGCTGGCGCAGCCGGTTGCCGAGCTCCAGCGCGGAGTCCAGGGTGCCGCCGGTGACCGTGAAGAGATCGGCGCGGCCCAGCCCCGGGCGGATCAGCTCGGCGATCCGCTCACCCTGGCCCGGCCCGATCACCACGGCCACGTCGCCGCCGCCGGAGATCCGCCGGTCGGCGAGGAGGCGGCCGAGCTCGGCCACCGCGCCCCGGCGTACCTCGATGGCGAGCGGCGTGTTGACCGTGCGGGCTAGTAGTGGCATGCGATCTCCCGGGCGCGGGCGAGATCGGCGTGGTTGTCCACCTCGACCCACTCCACCGCGCCGATCGTGGCCGCCCGCACCTCGCCGCCGCGGTCGGCGTACTCCTGGTAGCCGTCCTCGTAGTAGAGGTTGGGATCCCGGCGCCAGGTGGCCTCCAGCGCGTCGGCCAGGGCGGCGGCCGCGTGCGGCTCGATGAGCGTGGCGCCGATGTACTCCCCGAACGCCTCCGCCGGGTCCATCAGCTTGGTGATCCGGGTGAGCTGCCCGCCGGCGTCGAAGGTCGTCTTCATCTCCTCGTCGGCGAGCGACTTCACGTCGTCGACGGCGAGCAGGATGCCCGGTCCGCGGGCGGCCAGCAGGGTCTTCTCGATGCTCACCGGGTGCACCGTATCGCCGTTGACCAGCAGCGCGCCGTCCGCGAAGTGGTCCCGTGCCAGCCACAGCGAGTACGCGTTGTTCCACTCCTCGGCCTTGTCGTTGGGCACGAGGGTGAGCCGTACGCCGTACCGGTCCTGCAGCGCGGCCTGCCGGGCCTCGACGGCTCCGGCGGCGTACCCGACGACCACGGCGATGTCCCCCAGACCCACCTCGGCGAGGTTCCGCAGGGCGATGTCGAGGATCGTGGTCTCCCCGTCCACCGGGACCAGCGCCTTCGGAAGTGTGTCGGTGTACGGCCGCAGCCGCCGGCCCGCGCCGGCCGCGAGTACTAAGCCGATCATGACGACGTTCCTTCCCCGGCGGTTAACCTGCCCGACGCCGTGAGGATAGCGCCGTGTTCAGAGGCCGAGTATGTGGAGCGCGGCGAAGCCGTCCTCGGTGATCTTCCGGATCAGGCCGTGGTTGACGTCGCGGTGCTCGTCGAATACGTCGAGCTCACTCTCGGTGATCCAACGGAACTCGGTGTGCTTGCCCGCCTCCAGTCGAGGGTGGTCCAGGTCGCCATCAACTCGTACCAGAAAATCGGCTTCTGTCCGGTCTATTCCGTCGTTGCCGGTGTATGTGTACTCGCCGACCGGGCCGAGCACCACCGAGATCGTCCAGCCGGTCTCCTCCCGCACCTCCCGGCGCAGGGCCTCCTCGACGCTCTCTTCGGGTTCCAAATGGCCACCGACGATGTCCCAAATATTGGGAAACAGGCGCCGATCGGGTGACCGGCGCTGGATGAAAATGCGCCCGTCGTCGTCGACGATCAAGGCGCCGGCGCAGCGTAATGGCTCCGTGGGCACCACCCGAATCTATCTACTTGAGTGCTCCGGGGACAGAACACAAGTCTTGTAGTTCTGTCTTCATGCGGGCGACCATGTTCGTACGGTGCCTTCAGGGGTGATGTGCGATGCGTGTACGCGATGCCATGTCCAGCCAGGTTCTCGTCGTCGGTCCCGAGCACACGCTCCGGCAGGCTGCGCGGATGATGGCGACCCGCCGGATCGGGTCCGCCGTCGTGATCGACCCGGACTCCGAAGGAGTCGGGATTATGACCGAGCGTGACGTGCTCAGTGCCATCGGTGCCGGGCTCGACCCGGACGTGGAGCGCACCTCCGCCCACCTCACCTGGGACGTGGTGTACGCCACCCCGGAGTGGACTCTCGAAGAGGCGGCCGCGGCCATGGCCCGGGGCGGCTTCCGGCACCTCGTCGTCCTGGAGGAGAGCGAGGTGCTGGGCGTGATCTCGGTGCGCGACATCATGCGCGTGTGGGCCCAGCAGCGGAGTGCCGCCAGCGTGTGACCCCGTACGCTGGACAACCATGACCGCCGAGCAGTTGATCTCTTTCGCCCGTGGTGCGCCCTCGCTGGACATCGTCGACGTCGAGGGCCTCAAGGCCGCTGCCGTCCGCGCCTTCGACGCCGATCCCGGTGGGATCACGGCGTACGGCACCTCCGTCGGCTACCCGCCCCTGCGGAAGTGGATCGCGAAGAAGCACGGCGTCTCCGTCGACCAGGTCCTCGTCACCAACGGCTCGCTGCAGGCCGACGCGTTCCTGTTCGACTACCTGGTCGGAGCCGGCGACGCGGTGGTGGTGGAGCGGCCGACGTACGACCGCACCCTGCTCAACCTGCGCTCCAAGGGTGGCGAGATCCACGCGGTCACCATCCAGCCGGACGGCGTCGACACCGACGAGCTGCGCAAGCTGCTGGAGTCCGGGGTACGCCCCAAGCTGGCGCACATCATCCCGAACTACCAGAACCCGGCCGGCGTCACGCTGTCGCTCGCGAAACGGCGGGCGCTGCTCGACCTCGCCACCGAGTACGGCTTCACGATCTTCGAGGACGACCCGTACGCGGACATCCGCTTCCGCGGCGAGGCCCTGCCCTCGATGCTCTCGCTGGACGACAAGGGCGTGG
Coding sequences within:
- a CDS encoding sensor histidine kinase; translated protein: MSPANVSAALAVLALISALAAAVWAVARLRARRAIATATQRATYDVLHTAGLAADPLRTGLSQASAAKAIRHLRALVGAAGLALVNSDSVLALDGRGMHHSAQLVAAAKRAVEANRSTVLGHAELPCDRVDCPIRGAVVAPLTRPDETAPGALVAIADDQPAPGLVQATLETARWAGAQLALAELDSSRELLARAEVRALRAQISPHFVYNALSAIASFVRTDPERARELILEFAEFTRYSFRAHGEFTTLAEELRSIDRYLTIERARFGDRLQVRLQIAPEVLPVGLPFLCLQPLVENAVRHGLSRKPGMGMVSIEARDAGAECHITVEDDGVGMDPAVLVAGVAEAADGAESGHVGLSNVDERMRSVFGDQFGLVVETGLGAGTKVSMRVPKFHPAVRTGL
- a CDS encoding sugar transferase; the protein is MRHVDSFEIQAPTPPPHNGVPRSAWARAHRRASRWHRPYTVALLFLDYGAAALASFISISAYDQAVSGFQDADEAWFKTVAYVLLPVGWLIMLWGNGAYDRRYLGLGTDEFKRVVRASVTVMASVSFLAFATKTDLSRLTVATALVGATLAILIARYSARFVLHQVRKRSGQAAHRMLLVGTLPETLEVYTAVTRSPSAGLIPVAIHITDGYAAARGIDTPVPVYAGRDVLTLVREVGADTIAVCGSASAEPGELRRLAWQLEGTGVDLVVAPQLTDIAGPRVHIRPIEGLPLLHVEEPTLSGIGWLAKNLLDRVAAGLGLLLLAPLLTVIAVAIKMSDRGPVFFRQPRVGHEGRTFRVWKFRTMYVDAEDRLATLVDQNESDGMLFKIKEDPRVFPVGRFLRASSLDELPQLINVLRGEMSLVGPRPLPADDGDFLGDVRRRLLVRPGITGLWQVSGRSDLSWDEAVRLDLYYVDNWSLAYDLNILWRTVGVVLARKGAY
- a CDS encoding Fpg/Nei family DNA glycosylase, with protein sequence MPELPEVEALAAYLRERAAGRRVDRIEISAISALKTYDPPPSAAAGLELTGASRHGKFLDIHLGADLHLVVHLARAGWLHYRDAFPGTAPLKPGKGPIAVRVRLDDGSGFDLTEAGTQKKLSAYLVKDPMQVPGVAKLGPDALAADLPTFAERLRGRRGQVKGVLTEQEVLAGVGNAYSDEILHAAKLSPFAITTRLTDEQMAGLHSALRDVLNDAVARSVGQRAAELKGEKRSGLQVHARTGLPCPVCGDTVREVSFADSSLQYCPTCQTGGKPLADRRLSRLVR
- a CDS encoding CDP-alcohol phosphatidyltransferase family protein, which gives rise to MQSATISRPGPAEFYRVNRGGGLFSEAVSQRLGAILAAAGNRLGLSPTTLTVANLVLGLATSVAVVALAEPVADGRVPAWPVGLLALVGWQLAYGLDCADGQLARVTGRTSPAGARVDILCDVAAQIALVTALGATAVAQRPSTPAWLVSAFAGTWMVNLVTSVMQSGPNAASMVPSTSLPVRVVKLIRDYGAVIFVAAAVLLVAPSWSVWFIAAFTVVNGGFLLASIAFSARAAR
- a CDS encoding iron-containing alcohol dehydrogenase family protein, with product MPLLARTVNTPLAIEVRRGAVAELGRLLADRRISGGGDVAVVIGPGQGERIAELIRPGLGRADLFTVTGGTLDSALELGNRLRQRSYDAVVGIGGGKTIDTAKYAASRYAIPMVTVATSLANDGIASPVASLDHDGGRGSYGVHIPIAVVVDLDFVENGPDRQTQAGIGDALSNINAVADWELSHRVRGEPIDGLAVALARTSAVALLNHPGTITDDAFLTTLAEALIMGGLAMAICGSSRPASGSCHEVSHAIDLLLPGTASHGEQVGLGALFCTYLRGDTAGFDQLRTALRRHGLATRPSDLGLTDDDFVKVVAHAPATRPDRYTILEHLAMEPEQIRARLADYVDAVGDDK
- a CDS encoding phosphocholine cytidylyltransferase family protein is translated as MIGLVLAAGAGRRLRPYTDTLPKALVPVDGETTILDIALRNLAEVGLGDIAVVVGYAAGAVEARQAALQDRYGVRLTLVPNDKAEEWNNAYSLWLARDHFADGALLVNGDTVHPVSIEKTLLAARGPGILLAVDDVKSLADEEMKTTFDAGGQLTRITKLMDPAEAFGEYIGATLIEPHAAAALADALEATWRRDPNLYYEDGYQEYADRGGEVRAATIGAVEWVEVDNHADLARAREIACHY
- a CDS encoding NUDIX domain-containing protein produces the protein MVPTEPLRCAGALIVDDDGRIFIQRRSPDRRLFPNIWDIVGGHLEPEESVEEALRREVREETGWTISVVLGPVGEYTYTGNDGIDRTEADFLVRVDGDLDHPRLEAGKHTEFRWITESELDVFDEHRDVNHGLIRKITEDGFAALHILGL
- a CDS encoding CBS domain-containing protein gives rise to the protein MRVRDAMSSQVLVVGPEHTLRQAARMMATRRIGSAVVIDPDSEGVGIMTERDVLSAIGAGLDPDVERTSAHLTWDVVYATPEWTLEEAAAAMARGGFRHLVVLEESEVLGVISVRDIMRVWAQQRSAASV
- a CDS encoding aminotransferase-like domain-containing protein yields the protein MTAEQLISFARGAPSLDIVDVEGLKAAAVRAFDADPGGITAYGTSVGYPPLRKWIAKKHGVSVDQVLVTNGSLQADAFLFDYLVGAGDAVVVERPTYDRTLLNLRSKGGEIHAVTIQPDGVDTDELRKLLESGVRPKLAHIIPNYQNPAGVTLSLAKRRALLDLATEYGFTIFEDDPYADIRFRGEALPSMLSLDDKGVVVHASSFTKTVCPGVRVGYLVGPAPLIADIAKRATNLYISPGMVAQAIVHQFCASGDIDRSIQTVCTALGERAKVLATSLREHIPGVRFTEPDGGYFLWIELPDDVRADDVFAAAAERGVAVVKGSDFLLEGGEHALRLAYSAVTVDQVDEGVRRLAAAVEAVRA